One segment of Methylocella silvestris BL2 DNA contains the following:
- the rpsK gene encoding 30S ribosomal protein S11, translated as MAKEATRVRRRERKNIVSGVAHVNSTFNNTMITITDAQGNTISWSSAGTMGFKGSRKSTPYAAQMAAEDCARKAAEHGMRTLEVEVSGPGSGRESALRALQAAGFTVTSIRDVTPIPHNGCRPRKRRRV; from the coding sequence ATGGCAAAAGAAGCTACCCGCGTTCGCCGCCGCGAGCGTAAGAACATCGTTTCCGGCGTCGCCCATGTGAATTCGACGTTCAACAATACGATGATCACCATCACGGACGCGCAGGGAAACACCATTTCCTGGTCGTCGGCCGGCACGATGGGATTCAAGGGTTCGCGCAAATCGACGCCCTACGCCGCGCAGATGGCGGCGGAGGATTGCGCCCGCAAGGCGGCCGAGCACGGCATGCGCACGCTTGAGGTTGAAGTCTCGGGTCCGGGTTCGGGCCGTGAATCGGCCCTGCGCGCGCTGCAGGCGGCGGGCTTTACCGTCACATCCATCCGCGACGTGACGCCGATCCCGCATAATGGCTGCCGTCCGCGCAAGCGCCGGCGCGTCTGA
- the rplQ gene encoding 50S ribosomal protein L17 — protein MYHGNAHRRFGRTHEHRKAMFANMCQALIKHEQIVTTLPKAKDLRPVVEKLVTLGKRGDLHARRQAIAQIKDVALVGKLFAVLGPRYKERHGGYTRVLKAGFRYGDNAPMAVIEFVDRDVDAKGKDSGPVFGADQDEAALAS, from the coding sequence ATGTATCACGGCAATGCGCACCGCCGCTTCGGCCGCACTCACGAGCACCGCAAGGCGATGTTCGCCAACATGTGCCAGGCTCTGATCAAGCATGAGCAGATTGTCACCACTCTGCCGAAGGCGAAAGATCTGCGCCCGGTGGTCGAGAAGCTGGTGACTCTCGGCAAGCGCGGCGATCTGCATGCGCGCCGGCAGGCGATTGCCCAGATCAAGGACGTCGCGCTTGTCGGCAAGCTGTTTGCCGTGCTCGGCCCGCGCTACAAGGAGCGGCACGGCGGATACACCCGCGTGCTCAAGGCCGGCTTCCGCTACGGCGACAATGCGCCGATGGCGGTGATCGAATTCGTCGACCGCGACGTCGACGCCAAGGGCAAGGATTCTGGCCCCGTATTCGGCGCCGACCAGGACGAGGCGGCTCTCGCGTCTTAA
- a CDS encoding Do family serine endopeptidase: MTTEFFARGASRLRRAYGVALALVCCLGLPAQAETARQAPQAPAEVMLSFAPVVKKAQPAVVNVYASRTEKRPRSALYDDPIFERFFGGGGRPGGSTSRSLGSGVLVDSSGLVVTNYHVIEGMTDVKIALADKREFDADIVLRDQRTDLAVLRLKGGANFPVMELGDSDALEVGDFVLAIGNPFGVGQTVTQGIVSALARTQAGISDSGFFIQTDAAINPGNSGGGLVDMRGRLVGINSAIFSQTGNSVGIGFAVPSNMVRVVIAAAKSGQRVRRPWLGASLQAVSREIADSLGLDRPSGALVAEVTDGGPADKAGVKRGDIIAAVDGQTIDDPESFGYRLSTKALGGETSLSLVRNGKPLNVKLALSPAAEIPARDPVKLKGPSPFSGATVINLSPAVIEEMSVHGVNDGVVIGDIEDGSTAAEVNFQKGDVILLINDVKIQTTRDLEKAVNGRHTYWKLTILRGGQVETTVLGG; the protein is encoded by the coding sequence ATGACGACGGAATTTTTCGCAAGGGGCGCGTCTCGCCTGCGCCGCGCTTACGGCGTCGCGCTAGCGCTTGTCTGCTGCCTTGGCCTTCCCGCCCAGGCGGAGACGGCGCGTCAGGCGCCGCAGGCCCCAGCCGAGGTGATGCTCTCTTTCGCGCCCGTGGTGAAAAAGGCGCAACCTGCGGTCGTCAACGTCTATGCGTCGCGGACGGAGAAGCGGCCGCGCAGCGCACTCTACGACGATCCGATTTTCGAGCGGTTTTTTGGCGGCGGCGGCCGTCCCGGCGGCTCGACCTCGCGCTCGCTTGGGTCCGGCGTGCTGGTCGATTCCTCGGGCCTCGTCGTCACCAATTACCACGTCATCGAAGGCATGACGGACGTCAAGATCGCGCTTGCCGACAAGCGCGAGTTTGACGCGGACATTGTGCTGCGCGACCAGCGCACCGATCTTGCTGTGCTGCGGCTGAAGGGCGGCGCCAATTTTCCGGTGATGGAGCTTGGCGATTCCGACGCGCTCGAAGTCGGCGACTTCGTGCTGGCCATCGGCAATCCGTTTGGAGTCGGCCAGACCGTGACGCAGGGGATCGTCTCGGCGCTCGCCCGCACCCAGGCGGGCATTTCCGATTCCGGCTTCTTCATCCAGACCGACGCGGCGATTAATCCCGGCAATTCCGGCGGCGGCCTCGTCGATATGAGGGGCCGTCTCGTCGGCATCAACTCGGCGATCTTCTCGCAGACGGGCAATTCGGTCGGCATCGGCTTCGCCGTCCCGAGCAATATGGTGCGGGTCGTCATCGCGGCGGCCAAATCCGGCCAGCGGGTGCGGCGGCCCTGGTTAGGGGCAAGCCTGCAGGCGGTCTCGCGTGAAATCGCCGATTCGCTCGGCCTCGACCGCCCGTCGGGCGCCCTGGTCGCCGAGGTGACGGACGGAGGTCCGGCGGACAAGGCCGGAGTCAAGCGCGGCGACATCATCGCCGCTGTCGACGGCCAGACCATCGACGATCCCGAAAGCTTCGGATATCGCCTGTCGACCAAAGCGCTCGGCGGCGAGACCTCGCTTTCGCTGGTGCGCAACGGCAAGCCGCTGAACGTCAAGCTGGCGCTATCCCCCGCGGCTGAAATCCCGGCGCGCGATCCGGTCAAACTGAAAGGTCCGTCGCCTTTTTCCGGCGCGACGGTGATCAATCTATCCCCGGCTGTCATCGAGGAAATGTCGGTCCACGGCGTCAACGATGGGGTCGTGATCGGCGATATCGAGGACGGATCGACCGCTGCGGAGGTCAATTTCCAAAAGGGCGACGTCATTCTTCTCATCAATGACGTCAAGATCCAGACGACCCGCGATCTTGAGAAGGCGGTCAACGGCCGCCATACCTATTGGAAGCTGACCATTTTACGCGGCGGACAGGTGGAGACGACGGTGCTCGGGGGCTGA
- the phaR gene encoding polyhydroxyalkanoate synthesis repressor PhaR → MAHDKQPITIKKYANRRLYNTGTSAYVTLEDLAGMVKKGEDFVVFDAKSGEDITRSVLTQIIFEQEGKGGQSLLPIAFLRQLIRFYGDSMQMLVPTYLEFSIDKLTSEQGRFRDKMAGGIGPHALAPSFASLEEQARKNMALFNQALAMFTPFVAPLASPEALPEAEPALPTTKSDIEDMKRQLDEMQKRIEGIAHKE, encoded by the coding sequence ATGGCACATGACAAACAGCCTATTACTATCAAGAAATACGCGAACCGGCGGCTCTATAACACCGGCACAAGCGCCTATGTCACGCTCGAAGACCTTGCGGGGATGGTCAAGAAAGGCGAAGATTTCGTCGTTTTCGACGCCAAGAGCGGCGAAGACATTACGCGATCGGTGCTGACGCAGATTATCTTCGAGCAAGAGGGCAAGGGCGGCCAAAGCTTGCTGCCGATTGCTTTCCTGCGCCAGCTCATCCGCTTTTACGGCGACAGCATGCAGATGCTGGTGCCGACCTATCTCGAATTCTCGATCGACAAGCTGACCAGCGAGCAGGGCCGGTTCCGCGACAAGATGGCGGGCGGCATCGGTCCCCATGCGCTCGCGCCGAGCTTCGCCTCGCTCGAGGAGCAGGCGCGCAAGAACATGGCGCTGTTCAACCAGGCGCTGGCCATGTTCACCCCCTTCGTCGCCCCGCTGGCGTCGCCGGAAGCCCTGCCCGAAGCGGAGCCGGCGCTGCCCACGACGAAAAGCGATATCGAAGACATGAAGCGCCAGCTCGACGAGATGCAAAAGCGCATCGAGGGGATCGCGCACAAAGAGTGA
- the rpsM gene encoding 30S ribosomal protein S13, which yields MARIAGVNIPTNKRVVIALQYIHGIGSKKAEEICAKVNIPDARRVSELTDAEVLQIRETIDRDYLVEGDLRREVAINIKRLMDLGCYRGLRHRRQLPVRGQRTHTNARTRKGKAKPIAGKKK from the coding sequence TTGGCACGTATAGCTGGCGTTAATATTCCGACCAACAAGCGCGTCGTGATCGCGCTTCAATATATCCACGGCATCGGCTCCAAGAAAGCCGAAGAAATCTGCGCCAAGGTGAATATTCCGGACGCGCGCCGCGTCTCCGAGCTCACCGACGCCGAGGTTTTACAGATCCGCGAAACGATCGACCGCGATTATCTCGTCGAGGGCGATTTGCGCCGCGAAGTCGCGATCAACATCAAGCGCCTCATGGATCTTGGCTGCTACCGGGGCCTCAGGCACCGTCGCCAGCTGCCCGTCCGCGGTCAGCGCACGCATACCAATGCGCGCACCCGCAAGGGCAAGGCGAAGCCGATCGCCGGCAAGAAGAAGTAG
- the nifJ gene encoding pyruvate:ferredoxin (flavodoxin) oxidoreductase, which translates to MNVAVTQQTAIDKAATQKTATMDGNTAVAYIAYRVNEVCAIYPITPSSTMAELADEWASAGVRNIWGDIPVVQEMQSEGGAAGAVHGALQSGALTTTFTSSQGLLLMIPNMYKIAGELTATVFNVAARSVATQALSIFGDHSDVMGVRATGFALLSSGSVQEAHDLALIAQAATLESRVPFLHFFDGFRTSHELNKLTLLSDDEIRMMVRDDLVRAHRARALTPERPVMRGTAQNPDTFFQSRETVNPFYARTPSIVEKAMADFANITGRSYRLFEYDGAPDAEHVVVLIGSAAETARDAAAVLNRTDGRRKRGVLQVRLYRPFSADHFLSALPDTTRSIAVLERTKEPGATGEPLYLDVVATLAHAVGAGRRAIMPRMIGGRYGLSSKDFTPAMVKAVFDELENPSPRNSFTVGITDDVSGTSLDVDQGFMIEPDEVVRAVFYGLGSDGTVGANKSSVKILAEDADRYAQGYFVYDSHKSGAQTVSHLRFGPRPIRAPYLIAAASFVACHQFVFLDRIDVLSLAAPGATFLLNCPYDADKAWDRLPRSVQQEIIDKRLRFFVIDASKVARDTGLGGRINTVLQTCFFAISGVLPRDEAVQRIKHMIEESYGEKGGDVVAKNFEAVDHTLAHLSEVAVPTSASSAFERPPIVSASAPAFVQNFTAAVMAGRGDALPVSAMPIDGTFPLGTAAWEKRNIADEVPIWETDLCIQCGQCSIACPHSVIRARFYDEARLADPNEPAPPTFKSAPVNARGYPDSRFTLQFYVEDCTGCGICVEVCPAHSPSRPGTKAINMGPKAPLLEAERSNIAFFESLPENNRALVDFANVRGIQFLEPLFEFSGACGGCGETPYLRLLSQLFGDRLQIANATGCSSIYGGNLPVTPWAANREGRGPAWSNSLFEDNAEFGLGFRLAADMHSAMAAKMLRDLAPTLGQQLVDAILEAPQIRESEILAQRSRVAELKRRLAEMGEDPRALDLLSVLDHLVRRSIWLVGGDGWAYDIGYGGLDHVLASDRDVNVLVLDTEVYSNTGGQASKATPLGAVAKFAAAGKRVGRKDLALQAIAYGNVYVAQVAMGANPQQTLLAFREAEAWPGPSLILAYSHCIAHGFDLRHGMRQQDLAAASGYWPLFRFNPAMRNADEAPFRLDSPRPTIPLKDYAYNELRYRSLANIRPREAAELLAHAQTAATEKYAQYEALASRDGSRFHPDVSALGAEKS; encoded by the coding sequence ATGAACGTCGCCGTGACACAGCAGACCGCGATCGACAAGGCCGCGACGCAGAAGACCGCGACCATGGACGGCAATACCGCCGTCGCCTACATCGCCTACCGGGTTAATGAGGTCTGCGCGATCTATCCGATCACGCCCTCTTCGACGATGGCGGAACTGGCCGACGAATGGGCCTCGGCCGGGGTCCGCAACATCTGGGGCGACATACCTGTCGTGCAGGAGATGCAGAGCGAGGGCGGAGCCGCCGGCGCGGTGCATGGCGCGCTCCAGTCCGGCGCGCTGACGACGACTTTCACCTCGTCGCAGGGCCTGCTTCTGATGATCCCCAACATGTACAAGATTGCGGGGGAGCTGACGGCGACGGTCTTCAATGTCGCGGCGCGCTCGGTCGCCACGCAGGCGCTGTCGATTTTTGGCGACCATTCGGACGTGATGGGCGTCCGCGCCACCGGCTTCGCGCTCCTGTCGTCGGGCTCTGTTCAGGAGGCGCATGATCTGGCGCTGATCGCCCAGGCGGCGACGCTCGAAAGCCGCGTTCCATTCCTGCATTTTTTCGACGGGTTTCGCACCTCGCACGAGCTGAACAAGCTCACGCTTTTGTCGGATGACGAAATCCGCATGATGGTCCGCGACGATCTCGTCCGGGCGCACCGCGCCCGCGCTCTGACGCCGGAGCGGCCGGTGATGCGCGGAACGGCGCAAAATCCCGACACGTTTTTTCAGTCGCGCGAGACGGTGAACCCCTTTTACGCGCGCACGCCCAGCATCGTCGAAAAGGCGATGGCGGATTTCGCCAACATCACCGGGCGAAGCTATCGCCTGTTCGAATATGACGGCGCGCCCGACGCGGAGCATGTGGTCGTGTTGATCGGTTCGGCGGCTGAGACCGCGCGCGACGCCGCCGCCGTGTTGAATCGAACCGACGGGCGGCGGAAACGGGGCGTGCTGCAGGTGCGCCTCTATCGCCCATTCTCCGCCGATCATTTTCTCTCCGCCCTGCCTGACACGACGCGATCCATCGCCGTTCTGGAGCGCACAAAGGAGCCGGGCGCGACCGGCGAGCCGCTCTATCTCGACGTCGTCGCCACGCTCGCCCACGCCGTCGGCGCGGGCCGCCGGGCGATCATGCCGCGCATGATCGGCGGCCGCTATGGGCTGTCGTCGAAAGATTTTACGCCCGCGATGGTGAAGGCCGTCTTCGACGAACTGGAAAATCCTTCGCCGCGCAACAGCTTCACCGTCGGCATCACCGACGACGTGTCGGGGACGAGCCTAGATGTTGACCAAGGATTCATGATCGAGCCGGACGAGGTGGTGCGCGCCGTCTTCTACGGGCTTGGATCGGATGGAACGGTCGGCGCCAACAAGAGCAGCGTCAAGATCCTGGCGGAGGACGCCGACCGCTATGCGCAGGGTTATTTCGTCTATGATTCGCACAAGTCCGGCGCCCAGACGGTTTCTCATCTTCGCTTCGGGCCGCGCCCGATCCGCGCGCCCTATCTGATCGCCGCAGCGAGCTTCGTCGCCTGTCACCAGTTCGTGTTCCTCGACCGCATCGACGTCCTGTCGCTCGCGGCGCCCGGCGCGACCTTTCTCCTCAACTGTCCATATGACGCCGACAAGGCGTGGGACCGCCTGCCGCGCTCGGTCCAGCAGGAAATCATCGACAAGCGCCTGCGGTTTTTCGTCATCGACGCATCGAAAGTCGCGCGCGACACCGGGCTTGGCGGCCGGATCAATACGGTGCTGCAGACCTGCTTCTTCGCGATCTCGGGCGTGCTGCCGCGCGATGAAGCGGTGCAGCGCATCAAGCATATGATCGAGGAAAGCTATGGCGAAAAGGGCGGCGACGTCGTCGCCAAGAACTTCGAGGCCGTCGACCACACCCTCGCCCATTTGAGCGAGGTTGCCGTCCCGACATCGGCGAGCAGCGCTTTCGAGCGGCCGCCGATCGTGTCGGCGTCGGCGCCGGCCTTTGTGCAAAATTTCACGGCTGCGGTCATGGCGGGGCGAGGCGACGCGCTCCCGGTCAGCGCCATGCCCATCGACGGTACATTCCCCTTGGGCACAGCCGCCTGGGAAAAGCGCAATATCGCGGACGAAGTTCCAATCTGGGAAACAGATCTCTGCATCCAGTGCGGCCAGTGTTCGATCGCCTGCCCGCATTCGGTCATCCGCGCGCGATTCTACGATGAAGCGCGGCTCGCCGATCCGAACGAGCCCGCGCCGCCGACCTTCAAATCGGCGCCGGTCAATGCGCGCGGCTACCCCGACAGCCGCTTCACCCTGCAATTCTACGTCGAGGATTGCACCGGTTGCGGGATCTGCGTCGAGGTTTGTCCCGCCCACAGTCCGAGCCGGCCCGGGACCAAAGCGATCAACATGGGTCCGAAGGCGCCGCTGCTCGAGGCTGAGCGGAGCAATATCGCCTTCTTCGAATCGCTCCCGGAAAACAATCGCGCCCTGGTCGATTTCGCCAATGTGCGGGGCATCCAGTTCCTCGAGCCCTTGTTTGAGTTCTCGGGCGCTTGCGGCGGCTGCGGCGAGACGCCCTATCTTCGACTCCTCTCGCAACTGTTCGGCGATCGGCTGCAGATCGCCAATGCGACTGGCTGTTCTTCGATTTACGGCGGCAATCTGCCGGTCACGCCTTGGGCCGCCAACCGCGAAGGACGCGGGCCCGCCTGGTCCAACTCGCTATTCGAAGACAACGCCGAATTCGGCCTTGGCTTTCGGCTGGCCGCTGACATGCACAGCGCAATGGCGGCGAAGATGTTGCGCGATCTCGCGCCGACGCTTGGCCAGCAACTGGTCGATGCGATCCTGGAGGCGCCGCAGATCCGCGAATCCGAGATCCTCGCGCAGCGCAGCCGCGTCGCCGAATTGAAACGGCGCCTCGCCGAGATGGGCGAGGATCCCCGCGCGCTGGATCTCCTATCTGTGCTGGACCATCTCGTTCGTCGCAGCATCTGGCTGGTCGGTGGCGACGGCTGGGCCTATGACATCGGCTATGGCGGTCTCGACCACGTGCTCGCGTCCGACCGCGACGTCAATGTGTTGGTGCTCGACACCGAGGTCTATTCAAACACCGGCGGCCAGGCCTCGAAAGCGACGCCGCTCGGCGCTGTCGCCAAATTCGCCGCCGCGGGCAAGCGCGTGGGGCGCAAGGACCTCGCCCTGCAGGCAATCGCCTATGGGAATGTTTATGTGGCCCAGGTGGCGATGGGCGCCAATCCGCAACAAACCCTGCTGGCGTTCCGCGAGGCCGAGGCGTGGCCAGGACCGTCGCTGATCCTCGCCTACAGCCACTGCATCGCGCATGGCTTCGATCTGCGCCACGGAATGCGCCAGCAGGATCTGGCGGCCGCCTCGGGCTACTGGCCGCTGTTCCGCTTCAATCCGGCGATGCGCAATGCCGACGAAGCGCCGTTCAGGCTCGATTCGCCGCGCCCGACGATCCCGCTGAAGGACTACGCCTACAATGAACTGCGCTATCGCAGCCTCGCCAACATCAGGCCGCGCGAGGCGGCCGAGCTGCTCGCCCACGCGCAGACCGCAGCAACCGAAAAATATGCGCAATATGAGGCGCTCGCCAGCCGCGACGGCAGCCGTTTCCACCCCGACGTCAGCGCGCTCGGCGCAGAGAAAAGCTAG
- a CDS encoding DNA-directed RNA polymerase subunit alpha codes for MIQKNWQELTKPNKLEVISGDDPKRFATIVAGPLELGFGLTLGNSLRRILLSSLQGAAITSVHIDGVLHEFSSIPGVREDVTDIVLNIKDIAIKMPGDGPKRLVLKKQGPGKVTAGDIQTSGDISILNPGLVICTLDEGAEIRMEFTVHTGKGYVAADRNRAEDAPIGLIPIDSLYSPVKKVSYRVENTREGQNLDLDKLTLQVETNGALTPEDAVAFAARILQDQLNVFVNFEEPRRVEATPSIPELAFNPALLKKVDELELSVRSANCLKNDNIVYIGDLIQKSEGEMLRTPNFGRKSLNEIKEVLAQMGLHLGMEVNGWPPDNIDDLAKRFEEHY; via the coding sequence GTGATTCAAAAAAACTGGCAAGAGCTCACCAAACCCAACAAGCTTGAAGTCATTTCGGGCGACGATCCGAAGCGTTTTGCGACCATCGTCGCCGGGCCGCTCGAACTCGGCTTCGGGCTCACGCTTGGCAATTCCCTGCGCCGCATCCTCCTGTCGTCGTTGCAGGGCGCGGCGATCACCTCCGTCCATATCGACGGCGTGCTGCATGAATTTTCGTCGATTCCCGGCGTGCGCGAGGACGTGACCGACATTGTCCTCAACATCAAGGACATCGCGATCAAGATGCCGGGCGACGGGCCGAAGCGGCTCGTGCTCAAGAAGCAGGGGCCCGGCAAGGTCACCGCCGGCGACATCCAGACCAGCGGCGACATTTCGATCCTGAACCCCGGCCTAGTGATCTGCACCCTCGACGAGGGCGCCGAGATCCGCATGGAGTTCACGGTCCACACCGGCAAGGGCTATGTCGCAGCGGACCGCAACCGGGCCGAGGACGCGCCGATCGGCCTCATTCCGATCGACAGCCTCTATTCGCCGGTAAAGAAGGTCAGCTACCGCGTCGAAAACACGCGCGAGGGTCAGAACCTCGACCTCGACAAGCTGACGCTGCAGGTCGAGACCAATGGCGCGCTGACGCCGGAAGACGCCGTCGCCTTCGCCGCCCGCATCCTGCAGGATCAGCTCAACGTCTTCGTCAATTTCGAGGAGCCGCGCCGCGTCGAGGCGACGCCGTCGATCCCGGAGCTCGCCTTCAATCCGGCGCTCTTGAAAAAGGTCGACGAGCTCGAGCTTTCGGTGCGTTCGGCGAACTGCCTGAAGAACGACAATATCGTCTATATAGGCGACCTCATCCAGAAGAGCGAAGGCGAGATGCTGCGCACGCCGAATTTCGGCCGCAAATCCTTGAACGAAATCAAGGAAGTGCTCGCGCAGATGGGCCTGCACCTCGGCATGGAGGTGAATGGCTGGCCGCCGGACAATATCGACGACCTCGCCAAGCGCTTCGAGGAGCATTACTGA
- a CDS encoding replication-associated recombination protein A, which produces MSDLFAVAGLETTAPHPLADRLRPKTLAEVVGQDHLVGPEGALTRRIASGSLGSLIFWGPPGTGKTTVARLLAHETNFAFVQVSAIFSGVAELKKLFEEARGRRAIGQGTLLFVDEIHRFNRAQQDSFLPVMEDGAITLIGATTENPSFELNAALLSRASVLTFRALDEEAIEKVLSRAETHEARPLPLEPAARAAMIRMADGDGRAALTLAEEVWRAASPGEIFGAEQLAEIVQRRAPIYDKAQEGHYNLISALHKAVRGSDPDASLYYLARMFDAGEDPLFLARRVVRMATEDIGLADPQALVIANAAKDAYDFLGSPEGELAIAQAVIYLATAPKSNAAYVAYQRAMRLAKEHGSLMPPKIILNAPTKLMKSEGYGSGYAYDHDEPDAFSGQDYWPEALGRQKLYAPTARGFERDLRERLAYWAKLRKAREQEP; this is translated from the coding sequence ATGAGCGATCTCTTCGCGGTTGCGGGGCTTGAGACAACGGCGCCGCATCCGCTCGCCGATCGCCTGCGCCCGAAAACGCTGGCCGAAGTCGTCGGGCAGGATCATCTCGTCGGTCCCGAGGGCGCGCTGACGCGGCGGATCGCCTCCGGATCGCTCGGCAGCCTGATCTTCTGGGGACCGCCCGGCACAGGTAAGACCACGGTCGCGCGCCTGCTCGCGCATGAGACGAATTTCGCCTTCGTCCAGGTGTCGGCTATTTTTTCCGGCGTCGCGGAGCTTAAGAAATTGTTTGAGGAGGCGCGCGGACGGCGCGCGATCGGCCAGGGCACGCTGCTGTTCGTCGACGAGATTCATCGCTTCAACCGGGCGCAGCAGGATAGTTTCCTACCGGTGATGGAGGACGGCGCCATCACTTTGATCGGCGCGACCACCGAAAATCCGAGTTTTGAGCTCAACGCCGCTCTCCTCTCGCGCGCCAGCGTGCTGACCTTCCGCGCCCTCGACGAAGAGGCGATCGAAAAAGTTCTGTCGCGCGCGGAAACGCACGAGGCGCGTCCCTTGCCGCTGGAGCCGGCGGCCCGCGCCGCGATGATCCGCATGGCCGATGGCGACGGCCGCGCGGCCCTGACGCTCGCCGAGGAGGTCTGGCGCGCCGCCTCTCCCGGCGAAATCTTCGGCGCGGAACAGCTTGCCGAGATCGTGCAGCGCCGGGCGCCAATCTACGACAAGGCGCAGGAGGGTCATTACAATCTGATCAGCGCGCTGCACAAGGCGGTGCGCGGCTCGGATCCGGACGCCTCGCTTTATTATCTCGCGCGCATGTTCGACGCCGGCGAGGATCCGCTCTTCCTGGCAAGGCGCGTGGTGCGCATGGCGACAGAGGACATCGGGCTCGCCGATCCGCAGGCGCTGGTTATCGCCAACGCCGCCAAGGACGCCTATGATTTTCTCGGCTCCCCGGAGGGCGAACTCGCCATCGCGCAGGCGGTGATTTATCTGGCGACGGCGCCGAAGTCGAACGCGGCCTATGTCGCCTACCAGCGCGCAATGCGTCTCGCCAAGGAGCATGGCTCTTTGATGCCGCCGAAAATCATCCTGAACGCGCCGACCAAGCTCATGAAAAGCGAAGGCTATGGCTCCGGCTATGCCTATGACCATGACGAGCCGGACGCTTTCTCAGGCCAGGACTATTGGCCGGAGGCGCTCGGCCGGCAAAAGCTCTATGCGCCGACGGCGAGAGGTTTTGAGCGCGACTTGCGTGAGCGGCTCGCCTATTGGGCGAAGCTGCGCAAGGCGCGCGAGCAGGAGCCCTGA
- a CDS encoding dihydroorotate dehydrogenase-like protein, which translates to MDLRTRYLGLSLRTPLIASASPLSGDVGLIRQMEDSGAGAVVLPSLFQEQIEEEARAADELARIGADSSPEASSYFPAVVTYNSGPHGYLDLVARARAAVDIPVIASLNGTTVAGWVDYARLIEQAGATALELNIYRIASGPGVTGGQAEADCVALLEAVRSRVKLPVAVKLHPYFSAFGDFAQQLDHAGADGLVLFNRLYQPDIDLLRLAWKNDATLSGAGEIRLGLLWLSVLSGRLPHASLAAGTGVDTAEEVIKYILAGANAVMTASSLLRHGPGHLRTLVSGLETWLSTRGFASVSAITGLMRPSHPDSEAEADERGSYIESLSSYQGPYVRH; encoded by the coding sequence ATGGATCTCCGCACCCGCTATCTCGGCCTTTCTCTGCGCACCCCGCTGATCGCGTCGGCGTCGCCGCTCTCGGGCGATGTCGGACTCATTCGACAAATGGAAGATTCGGGCGCAGGCGCCGTAGTGCTGCCATCGCTGTTCCAGGAGCAGATCGAGGAGGAGGCGCGAGCAGCCGATGAGCTCGCAAGAATCGGCGCCGACAGCTCTCCGGAAGCAAGCTCCTATTTTCCGGCGGTCGTTACGTATAATTCGGGACCGCACGGCTACCTCGATCTCGTCGCCCGAGCGCGCGCCGCCGTCGACATCCCCGTTATTGCAAGTCTCAATGGAACAACCGTTGCCGGCTGGGTCGATTATGCAAGGCTGATCGAACAGGCCGGAGCGACAGCCCTCGAACTCAACATCTATCGGATCGCGTCCGGGCCCGGCGTGACGGGCGGGCAGGCCGAGGCCGATTGCGTGGCGCTGCTCGAAGCCGTCCGCAGCCGGGTCAAACTTCCCGTGGCCGTCAAGCTGCATCCCTACTTCTCGGCGTTCGGCGATTTCGCCCAGCAGCTCGATCACGCAGGCGCCGACGGGCTGGTTCTCTTCAATCGCCTCTACCAGCCCGATATCGACCTCCTTCGCCTGGCCTGGAAAAATGACGCGACGCTGAGCGGCGCGGGCGAGATCCGGCTTGGCCTGCTCTGGCTCTCCGTTCTCTCGGGCCGGTTGCCGCATGCCTCGCTTGCCGCGGGCACGGGCGTCGATACCGCCGAGGAGGTGATTAAATACATTCTTGCGGGCGCGAATGCCGTGATGACGGCCTCGTCGCTACTGCGGCATGGACCCGGGCATCTGCGCACGCTTGTCTCGGGTTTGGAGACGTGGCTGAGCACAAGAGGCTTTGCTTCGGTCAGCGCGATCACGGGATTGATGCGGCCTTCTCATCCGGACTCAGAGGCCGAGGCGGACGAGCGCGGCAGCTACATCGAGAGTTTGTCGAGCTATCAGGGTCCGTATGTTCGCCATTGA